A region of Paenibacillus sp. JNUCC-31 DNA encodes the following proteins:
- a CDS encoding glycosyltransferase family protein yields the protein MNSFSVTLLASGNSLGAYIPAMHLDTYLRDRGVRTDVHVLENLYHEEIRCKILSTKKAFHADFSVALMGHKLAKPVDSSLNEAEVQRLLDSWIRDGVCRFAVFTGFWLPILERYKTMAQTPLDIQLIRLDACDTPSFKVHKSLYPDYNNVWLYEASRLSPEGYIASDDMELLPYEQRAGRILIHGGGWGIGTYAATISELRQLGYPLDVIVYDPSEVEEDDGSTRYFGTDVSWNPWSRNAQGWHTFPPMNRYVREDGILREIPLGDYSAYTDLMRNCAAMISKPGGASLNDSLSYGIPFVMLEPFGDHELQNSNYWESCGFGIRFAEWKALDYSEQHLEEMYRRLLKQRLKINHLGRKTHAAENSSYV from the coding sequence ATGAATTCATTTTCGGTTACCCTGCTTGCGTCGGGCAATTCGCTTGGGGCATACATTCCGGCAATGCATCTTGATACGTACCTGCGAGATAGAGGTGTTAGAACAGACGTTCATGTTCTGGAGAACCTGTATCACGAAGAAATCAGGTGCAAGATTCTTTCCACCAAAAAAGCATTCCATGCCGATTTCTCCGTTGCTCTTATGGGCCATAAACTGGCCAAGCCTGTTGATTCCTCCCTGAATGAGGCGGAGGTCCAGCGACTGTTGGACTCCTGGATACGTGACGGTGTATGCCGCTTTGCTGTGTTTACCGGTTTTTGGCTCCCGATCCTGGAGCGTTACAAAACCATGGCACAGACGCCTCTGGATATTCAACTGATCCGGTTGGATGCATGCGATACACCATCGTTTAAGGTACACAAGTCCTTGTATCCCGACTACAATAACGTCTGGCTTTACGAAGCTTCGAGGCTATCTCCAGAAGGCTATATTGCTTCAGATGATATGGAACTCCTGCCTTATGAACAGCGTGCGGGACGCATTCTGATCCATGGCGGCGGCTGGGGAATCGGGACGTATGCAGCAACGATCTCAGAGCTTCGTCAACTCGGTTACCCGTTGGATGTGATCGTGTACGATCCTTCCGAGGTGGAGGAGGACGATGGGAGTACACGGTACTTCGGAACAGATGTTTCATGGAACCCGTGGAGCCGGAATGCCCAGGGGTGGCATACGTTTCCGCCAATGAACCGTTATGTCCGTGAAGATGGGATTCTTCGGGAAATTCCGCTTGGTGATTACTCCGCTTATACGGACCTGATGCGCAATTGTGCTGCAATGATCAGCAAGCCGGGTGGAGCGTCACTGAACGACTCGCTGTCTTACGGAATCCCTTTTGTCATGTTAGAGCCGTTCGGTGACCATGAGCTTCAGAATTCAAATTATTGGGAGTCCTGCGGTTTCGGCATCCGATTTGCGGAATGGAAAGCCCTGGATTACTCGGAACAACATCTCGAAGAAATGTACAGACGTTTGCTGAAGCAGCGTTTAAAAATCAATCACTTGGGGAGGAAAACACATGCAGCCGAAAACAGCAGTTACGTTTGA
- a CDS encoding radical SAM protein, producing MQPKTAVTFDQLTFQNMKRTLVPLAETGRKRREDPTYAAPVPYEIGIKLNNGCNLRCKHCFEWNPDGFHHGFASEVKRDEIEIPVVEKLLAETRERKSRVFLWGGEPLFYSKFDELAELLAKEDRHTTICTNAILIEQKLDSILKMSKNLVMLVSLEGFEKENDAIRGKGTFKKVIHAIQLLLDLQKQGLYQGKVSVALTVNDQMVDQLYNLMEFFEEMGVDSVYFCFPWYIPSDTAEKMDTYFDAHFPHLASRFASDHKNSWHSFTFHISPDRFDTLIEEFKRVNSRVWNVRIRYQPALEPEEVEGFIRGSEKPAMNRTKCFSISNRMDVMPDGKVNPCKFFPEFSVGNLYEESVADIFHGEDLRKQREILACGLTPICSKCVLLYNNGV from the coding sequence ATGCAGCCGAAAACAGCAGTTACGTTTGACCAGCTGACATTCCAAAATATGAAAAGAACCCTCGTTCCACTGGCGGAAACGGGAAGGAAACGCCGGGAAGACCCGACGTATGCAGCACCCGTACCTTATGAGATCGGAATCAAGCTTAATAACGGCTGCAACCTGCGCTGCAAGCATTGTTTTGAATGGAATCCAGACGGTTTCCATCACGGCTTTGCCAGTGAAGTGAAGAGAGACGAAATCGAGATTCCTGTCGTGGAGAAACTGTTGGCCGAAACGAGAGAACGCAAATCACGTGTGTTCCTGTGGGGCGGAGAACCGCTATTCTACTCCAAGTTCGATGAACTGGCAGAACTACTGGCTAAGGAAGATCGGCACACGACCATTTGTACGAACGCGATTCTCATTGAACAAAAGCTGGATTCCATTTTGAAAATGTCAAAGAATTTGGTCATGCTCGTCAGCCTGGAAGGTTTCGAGAAAGAGAATGACGCGATCCGGGGCAAAGGCACGTTCAAGAAAGTGATTCACGCCATACAGCTGCTGTTGGATCTGCAAAAGCAGGGCTTGTACCAAGGCAAAGTGTCCGTAGCTCTGACTGTAAATGACCAGATGGTTGACCAGCTTTATAACTTGATGGAATTCTTTGAAGAGATGGGCGTGGATTCCGTTTACTTCTGCTTCCCATGGTATATCCCTTCCGATACAGCAGAAAAAATGGACACCTACTTTGATGCCCACTTTCCGCATCTTGCCTCCCGCTTTGCGAGCGACCACAAGAACAGCTGGCATTCTTTCACGTTCCACATCTCGCCGGACCGTTTCGACACGCTAATAGAGGAATTTAAACGAGTCAATTCACGTGTGTGGAATGTACGTATCCGCTATCAGCCAGCGTTGGAGCCCGAAGAGGTAGAAGGTTTTATTCGCGGTAGTGAGAAGCCGGCGATGAATCGGACCAAGTGTTTCTCGATCTCGAATCGGATGGATGTAATGCCAGACGGTAAGGTTAATCCATGCAAATTTTTCCCGGAATTCAGTGTTGGTAATTTGTACGAAGAAAGTGTGGCCGATATTTTCCATGGTGAGGATCTGCGAAAACAGCGGGAGATTCTGGCCTGCGGTCTGACACCGATTTGTTCGAAATGCGTGCTTCTGTATAACAACGGAGTTTAA
- a CDS encoding ABC transporter ATP-binding protein, which translates to MDFIRVRDLHKSFVYYRKEAGLKHSLKNLFARKSLVKEAVKSVSFDIGPGECVGFLGPNGAGKTTTLKMLSGILYPTSGKADVLGYVPWERKNEFKRLFSIVMGQKNQLWWDLPASDSIYLNKCIYDVEDGLYRRNLAELSEMLDVQDLLDVQVRRLSLGERMKMELIAALIHRPKLLYLDEPTIGLDFPSQKRVREFLKYYNEQFGATILLTSHYMKDVEDLCKRTIIINEGSLLYDGDLYKINDLFGEHKIVKLQFSEPVAEQRLAKFGKIISSDDYSVVLELPKHRLKEVSRAVLDSFPIVDWTIEDVPIEESISMLYQKESVG; encoded by the coding sequence ATGGACTTTATCCGTGTACGGGACCTACACAAATCGTTTGTGTATTACCGGAAAGAAGCAGGACTCAAACATTCATTAAAAAACTTGTTTGCACGCAAATCACTTGTGAAGGAAGCGGTTAAGTCCGTTTCCTTCGATATCGGTCCAGGCGAGTGCGTTGGATTTCTGGGTCCCAACGGGGCAGGTAAAACCACGACGCTCAAAATGTTATCGGGCATTCTGTATCCCACAAGCGGAAAAGCTGACGTACTTGGCTATGTGCCTTGGGAGCGAAAGAACGAGTTCAAACGCCTTTTCTCCATTGTAATGGGCCAGAAAAATCAGCTTTGGTGGGACCTTCCCGCCAGTGACTCGATTTATTTGAACAAATGTATATATGACGTGGAGGACGGACTTTATCGTCGAAATCTTGCCGAACTATCGGAAATGCTTGATGTGCAAGACCTCCTGGATGTACAGGTACGCAGGCTGTCCTTGGGTGAACGGATGAAAATGGAGCTGATCGCCGCTCTGATCCATCGACCGAAGCTGCTGTATCTCGACGAGCCGACGATCGGCCTGGATTTTCCCTCTCAGAAGAGGGTGCGGGAGTTTCTGAAATACTATAATGAGCAGTTTGGCGCAACGATCCTGCTGACGAGCCACTACATGAAGGATGTGGAGGACCTGTGCAAACGGACGATTATCATTAACGAAGGAAGTCTTCTGTATGACGGAGATCTTTACAAAATTAACGATCTGTTTGGTGAGCACAAAATTGTGAAATTGCAATTCTCGGAGCCGGTTGCCGAGCAGCGGTTGGCCAAATTCGGGAAAATAATCAGCTCAGACGACTACAGCGTTGTTCTGGAGCTGCCCAAACACCGCTTAAAAGAAGTATCACGAGCTGTACTCGATTCGTTTCCGATTGTTGACTGGACGATTGAGGATGTGCCGATCGAGGAGAGTATCTCCATGCTCTATCAAAAGGAATCCGTCGGATGA
- a CDS encoding ABC transporter permease: protein MNGRKLYTAVFSMGVQQSMEYRFHFFLGLLGAAFPILVQYFIWTAVYQHSGEAALFSYSYNQIILYTILAGLVSKLIATQFEHQIVDDIKNGGLNKYLIKPVSYFGYRLVSFFGQKAIYYGVTAVLLIGIIWIASAGGVLEFQVIRLILFAVTLTGALLLNFLIAYCICASAFYLNEISYFFVITSLLVNILSGGMFPLEIFGDSIVEALQYTPFPYTIYFPVNVLSGKTEMAAMYQGLLIQCGWILLFLWLSRLTWRISMKKYSAVGG from the coding sequence ATGAATGGACGCAAATTGTATACGGCTGTTTTTTCGATGGGTGTGCAGCAATCCATGGAATACCGATTTCACTTCTTTCTCGGTCTTCTCGGAGCCGCGTTTCCGATTCTGGTCCAGTATTTTATATGGACAGCGGTGTATCAGCATTCTGGAGAAGCGGCGCTGTTCTCGTATTCATACAATCAAATCATATTGTATACCATCTTGGCGGGCTTGGTATCCAAGCTGATCGCTACCCAGTTCGAGCATCAGATTGTCGACGATATCAAAAACGGCGGCCTCAACAAGTATCTGATCAAACCGGTCAGCTACTTCGGGTATCGGCTAGTATCCTTTTTTGGACAGAAGGCGATCTATTATGGAGTTACCGCTGTGCTGCTCATCGGGATTATCTGGATCGCATCTGCCGGGGGCGTACTTGAGTTTCAGGTCATACGGCTGATCTTGTTCGCCGTTACGCTGACGGGTGCGCTTCTGCTCAATTTCCTGATTGCCTATTGCATCTGCGCGAGTGCTTTTTATCTGAATGAAATCTCTTACTTTTTCGTTATTACCAGTCTGCTCGTCAATATTTTGAGCGGAGGGATGTTTCCGTTGGAGATTTTCGGGGATTCAATTGTGGAGGCACTTCAGTACACGCCATTTCCATATACTATTTATTTTCCAGTTAATGTCCTCAGCGGCAAAACGGAAATGGCGGCCATGTATCAGGGATTGCTCATCCAGTGCGGGTGGATACTCCTGTTCTTATGGCTATCCCGTCTAACATGGCGGATATCCATGAAGAAATATTCGGCGGTTGGGGGGTAG
- a CDS encoding ABC transporter permease has translation MRKYAHLYGMFIKNCLIAQMEFRGNFMMSLLVESVYLLAKLLYVLVVFRTDLHVDGIPPEGLLLFIGMHTVVTGVYVGLFFTNFTKIPEYIKDGSLDLMLTKPVSLQFMASLRYVDLALPIPDILVGLVMIGIGWHAMDIPLTLLQLAGFMLLLFVSVVITYCLMIIPALLSFRFVQTGSASEIAHSAWDANNFPMAIYPTWVRRIGTFIIPLFLITNFGPMFLLGQLGWLYTGLALVGSLILFTAIRVLWKQAVKGYSSASS, from the coding sequence ATGAGAAAATACGCACATTTGTACGGCATGTTCATCAAAAATTGTCTCATTGCCCAGATGGAGTTTCGAGGAAATTTCATGATGAGCCTGCTGGTGGAATCCGTCTACCTGCTTGCCAAACTGTTATATGTGCTCGTTGTGTTCCGCACCGATCTTCACGTCGACGGCATCCCTCCTGAAGGGCTGCTTCTATTTATAGGCATGCACACTGTAGTAACAGGTGTGTATGTCGGTCTGTTTTTCACAAATTTCACGAAGATCCCGGAATATATTAAGGACGGATCGCTTGATTTAATGCTGACAAAGCCGGTTTCTCTCCAGTTTATGGCTTCTTTGCGTTATGTCGATCTGGCACTGCCCATTCCTGATATACTGGTTGGTCTCGTCATGATTGGCATCGGATGGCATGCTATGGATATACCGTTGACGCTACTGCAACTTGCCGGGTTTATGCTGCTGCTATTCGTCTCTGTTGTCATCACATACTGTCTGATGATTATCCCTGCATTACTTTCATTTCGGTTCGTTCAGACGGGTTCAGCATCCGAGATCGCCCATTCCGCCTGGGACGCCAACAATTTCCCAATGGCAATATACCCGACTTGGGTCCGACGGATCGGCACCTTCATCATCCCGCTGTTTCTGATTACCAATTTCGGACCCATGTTCCTGCTGGGGCAACTCGGCTGGCTCTATACAGGACTGGCGCTGGTCGGTTCACTTATTCTTTTCACAGCTATACGAGTGCTCTGGAAACAGGCTGTGAAGGGATACAGCAGTGCAAGCAGTTAA
- a CDS encoding LacI family DNA-binding transcriptional regulator: MTTIKDVAQLAGVSVATVSRVINERGYVHADTRKKVEEAVKQLNFSPNEVARSLYKRKSKLIGLLLPDIANPYFPQLARGVEDRMQEQEFRLIFGNSDEDEQKERDYIQTFVQNNVVGVISSTNYPHSSIYESLKIPVVFLDRTPLDSPSVYADGREGGRLAAREIIKRGSRRITVMQGPAHIKPAQDRFEGAIESIRQAGLDYRVIQTTSFSFNDVGLWAEELFSKYGDTDGVIASNDIAAMAVLHEALRIGIKVPEDMQIIGFDDIPMSSLLSPALSTIRQPAYEMGREAAGLLIKLVEQAPIENKHIQLPVSFIERGTTRKVNSNG, from the coding sequence ATGACAACCATTAAAGATGTAGCTCAACTGGCTGGGGTATCAGTAGCCACTGTATCACGGGTCATTAATGAAAGAGGTTATGTTCATGCAGACACGCGCAAGAAGGTGGAAGAAGCGGTCAAGCAGCTTAACTTCTCTCCGAATGAAGTGGCCCGCTCTTTATATAAACGTAAGTCCAAGCTGATCGGCCTGCTGCTTCCGGATATTGCAAACCCTTACTTTCCGCAGCTTGCACGCGGTGTAGAGGACCGGATGCAGGAACAGGAATTCAGACTGATTTTCGGAAATAGTGATGAGGATGAACAAAAGGAACGAGATTATATTCAGACTTTTGTCCAAAATAATGTGGTGGGCGTAATCTCTTCAACAAACTACCCTCATTCTTCAATATATGAAAGCTTGAAGATCCCTGTGGTGTTTCTGGACAGGACACCGCTGGACAGTCCCTCCGTATATGCGGATGGGAGAGAGGGCGGGCGCTTGGCTGCAAGGGAGATCATCAAGCGTGGAAGTCGCCGAATTACGGTCATGCAGGGACCAGCACATATCAAACCTGCGCAGGACCGTTTTGAAGGCGCAATCGAGAGCATACGTCAGGCTGGTCTCGATTACCGCGTAATTCAAACGACATCTTTCTCCTTTAATGATGTTGGGTTATGGGCGGAAGAGCTATTCAGCAAGTACGGTGATACTGACGGAGTCATTGCCAGTAATGACATTGCGGCCATGGCGGTACTGCACGAAGCATTGCGAATCGGAATCAAAGTTCCGGAGGATATGCAAATTATCGGCTTCGACGATATCCCAATGAGCAGCTTGTTATCGCCTGCCTTGTCGACCATTCGCCAACCGGCATATGAGATGGGGAGAGAAGCCGCCGGATTGCTTATTAAACTTGTAGAACAAGCACCAATCGAAAATAAACACATACAATTGCCTGTCAGTTTCATTGAACGAGGCACAACAAGAAAGGTGAATTCGAATGGCTAA
- the rbsK gene encoding ribokinase, protein MAKICVIGSSSMDLVVTSSRRPGAGETVLGDSFKTVPGGKGANQAVAAARLGAEVVMIGRIGDDAFGTDILNNFKANGVNTQNVKPVTHMESGTAHIVLAEGDNSIVVVEAANREVTPAYVDELADVIQSADIVLIQQEIPEETVVRVSEICAQSGTPLLLNPAPARTVPDEVIDKAAYITPNEHEAEILFQGMTPAEALRKYPNKLFITEGSNGVRYFDGEQEIVVPAYKVEPVDTTGAGDTFNAAFAVALAEGKPLQDSIQFANRAASLSVTKFGAQGGMPMRNEVEESLT, encoded by the coding sequence ATGGCTAAAATTTGTGTTATTGGCAGCAGCTCCATGGATCTGGTTGTCACTTCATCAAGACGGCCGGGGGCGGGTGAAACCGTCCTTGGAGACAGTTTCAAAACAGTTCCAGGCGGCAAAGGAGCTAACCAGGCAGTCGCTGCTGCAAGGCTTGGGGCCGAAGTTGTGATGATTGGCCGGATAGGCGATGATGCTTTCGGTACGGACATTTTAAATAATTTCAAAGCAAATGGTGTAAATACGCAAAATGTGAAACCGGTTACACATATGGAGAGCGGTACGGCTCATATCGTTCTGGCAGAAGGTGATAATAGCATTGTAGTCGTTGAGGCGGCCAATCGCGAAGTAACACCTGCCTATGTTGATGAATTGGCAGATGTAATCCAAAGTGCCGATATCGTGCTAATTCAGCAAGAGATTCCGGAGGAAACGGTTGTTCGTGTCAGCGAGATTTGTGCTCAAAGCGGAACCCCTCTGTTATTGAATCCGGCTCCGGCCAGAACAGTGCCAGATGAGGTCATCGATAAAGCTGCTTATATCACGCCGAACGAGCATGAGGCGGAGATATTGTTTCAGGGCATGACTCCGGCAGAGGCGCTGCGCAAATATCCAAACAAGTTGTTTATTACAGAGGGCAGCAACGGAGTTCGTTACTTTGACGGGGAACAGGAAATCGTTGTCCCTGCTTACAAGGTGGAACCAGTGGATACAACCGGAGCGGGTGATACGTTTAATGCCGCATTTGCAGTCGCTTTGGCGGAAGGTAAGCCGCTGCAGGACAGCATTCAATTCGCCAACCGGGCTGCATCGCTATCCGTGACCAAGTTCGGAGCGCAAGGTGGCATGCCGATGCGGAATGAAGTGGAGGAAAGTCTGACATGA
- the rbsD gene encoding D-ribose pyranase — protein MKKQGMLNSHISKVLSDLGHTDMIVIADAGLPIPEGVPKIDVALKLGTPGFQEIVELIEEDMVVERVILAAEIKAGNPAALQFITEKFGDDAIDVSLSHEQFKALTRQAKVVIRTGEATPYANCILQSGVIFG, from the coding sequence ATGAAGAAACAGGGAATGTTGAACAGTCATATTTCCAAGGTGCTGTCTGATCTGGGCCATACGGACATGATTGTCATCGCAGATGCCGGTCTTCCGATTCCGGAAGGAGTACCCAAAATTGATGTGGCCCTGAAGTTGGGAACACCGGGTTTTCAAGAAATCGTGGAACTGATTGAGGAGGATATGGTTGTCGAGAGAGTGATTTTGGCGGCCGAAATCAAAGCAGGAAATCCTGCAGCTTTGCAGTTTATTACCGAGAAATTCGGGGATGATGCTATTGACGTTTCCCTCAGTCATGAGCAATTCAAGGCGTTGACCCGACAAGCCAAAGTGGTCATTCGCACGGGCGAAGCCACACCATATGCCAATTGCATATTACAATCAGGCGTCATTTTCGGTTAA
- a CDS encoding sugar ABC transporter ATP-binding protein has product MHIQMQGIYKAFGTNQVLSGVDFNLKEGEVHALMGENGAGKSTLMNILIGLHGRDQGTISIDGKETYFSSPKEAEKMGIAFIHQELNVWPEMTVLDNLFIGKELTSTFGLLNTRQMKALATEQLAKLSVQIPLDRPAGECSVGQQQMIEIAKALMTDARVIIMDEPTAALTEREIQKLFGVIAALKKNGVSIVYISHRMEEIFTICDRITVMRDGKTVDTKSIPETSFDEVVRKMVGRELTERYPVRNPSYGDVVLEVRDASSTGLFQNVSFTVRAGEILGFSGLMGSGRTEIMRAIFGLEALDSGDIMIRGKNVHIRKPADAVRHGIGFITEDRKDEGLVLDFSIRENMALPNLFSFSSKGFISTQKEQEFVDTLIKRLQIKTQSSETAVRNLSGGNQQKVVIAKWVGIGPSVLILDEPTRGVDVGAKREIYQLMNELTDRGVAIIMVSSELPEVLGMSDRIVVVHEGRITGELTKDEATQENIMTLATGGQ; this is encoded by the coding sequence ATGCATATACAGATGCAAGGCATATATAAAGCGTTTGGCACCAACCAAGTGCTGAGCGGAGTGGATTTCAATTTGAAAGAAGGCGAAGTTCATGCCCTGATGGGGGAGAACGGGGCCGGAAAATCCACGTTAATGAACATTTTAATCGGTCTTCATGGGCGGGATCAGGGGACCATCTCCATTGACGGCAAAGAAACCTATTTTTCCAGTCCAAAGGAAGCCGAGAAGATGGGGATTGCTTTTATCCATCAAGAGTTGAACGTTTGGCCGGAAATGACCGTGCTTGACAATCTCTTCATCGGCAAGGAATTAACTTCGACTTTCGGATTACTGAACACACGACAAATGAAAGCGCTTGCCACGGAGCAGTTAGCCAAGCTTTCGGTGCAGATTCCGCTGGACCGTCCTGCCGGGGAATGCTCTGTCGGTCAGCAGCAAATGATTGAGATTGCCAAAGCACTAATGACCGATGCCAGAGTTATCATTATGGACGAACCAACGGCGGCACTTACAGAGCGTGAGATCCAGAAGCTGTTTGGCGTAATCGCTGCTCTCAAGAAAAATGGAGTGTCCATCGTATACATTTCGCACCGGATGGAGGAAATTTTTACGATCTGCGACCGGATTACGGTAATGCGTGACGGCAAAACGGTGGATACCAAGTCGATCCCGGAGACCAGCTTTGACGAAGTAGTACGGAAGATGGTCGGTCGGGAACTTACGGAACGGTATCCTGTACGGAATCCTTCATACGGTGACGTGGTTCTGGAAGTTCGTGACGCAAGCAGCACAGGATTGTTCCAGAATGTCAGCTTCACAGTGAGAGCAGGCGAAATTCTCGGCTTCTCAGGGCTAATGGGCTCGGGACGTACCGAAATCATGCGGGCGATCTTCGGATTGGAAGCACTGGATAGTGGAGACATTATGATTCGAGGCAAGAATGTTCACATTCGGAAGCCAGCAGACGCAGTAAGACATGGGATTGGATTTATTACTGAGGACCGGAAGGATGAAGGTTTGGTATTAGATTTCTCCATACGTGAGAACATGGCTTTACCGAATTTGTTCAGCTTCTCAAGTAAAGGTTTCATCTCGACTCAGAAAGAACAGGAATTCGTCGATACACTCATCAAACGTTTGCAAATCAAGACGCAATCCTCCGAGACAGCGGTACGAAACTTGTCAGGAGGTAACCAGCAGAAGGTCGTTATCGCCAAATGGGTCGGCATCGGTCCAAGCGTGCTCATTCTGGATGAGCCTACACGCGGAGTGGATGTTGGAGCCAAACGAGAGATTTATCAGTTGATGAACGAGCTGACGGACCGCGGAGTTGCAATCATTATGGTATCTTCCGAGCTGCCTGAAGTGCTCGGCATGAGTGATCGAATCGTGGTTGTGCATGAGGGACGCATTACTGGCGAACTGACGAAGGACGAGGCAACACAGGAAAACATTATGACATTGGCTACAGGGGGACAGTAA
- a CDS encoding ABC transporter permease subunit, translated as MTTLQENQPAKSGFRLTNLTQKLGPLLGLIILIIIVSVLNPSFLEPLNILNLLRQVSINALIAFGMTFVILTGGIDLSVGSILALSSAFVANMMLSGLDPILSIIIGVALGGVMGMVNGLMITKGKMAPFIATLATMTVFRGLTLVYTNGNPITGLGDSLMFQLFGRGYMLGIPVPAITMLITFVILWTILHKTAFGRKTYALGGNEKASIISGIKVHRVKIMIYSLVGMLSALAGAILTSRLNSAQPTAGTSYELDAIAAVVLGGTSLSGGRGRIVGTLIGVLIIGVLNNGLNLLGVNSFYQMVVKGVVIAIAVLLDRKKTA; from the coding sequence ATGACAACTTTGCAGGAAAACCAACCCGCCAAAAGCGGCTTCCGTTTAACAAATCTGACACAGAAATTGGGTCCGTTATTAGGGCTGATCATACTGATTATTATCGTATCCGTATTAAATCCAAGCTTTTTAGAACCGCTTAACATTTTAAATCTATTACGACAGGTTTCGATTAACGCACTGATAGCGTTTGGCATGACGTTTGTTATTCTAACTGGCGGGATTGACTTGTCGGTAGGCTCCATTCTGGCTTTATCGAGCGCCTTTGTAGCCAATATGATGTTGTCCGGCCTGGATCCCATTCTCTCAATCATTATTGGGGTCGCGCTCGGCGGTGTTATGGGTATGGTAAATGGACTGATGATTACGAAAGGCAAGATGGCTCCATTTATAGCAACATTGGCGACGATGACAGTATTCCGGGGATTGACACTCGTGTATACGAATGGTAACCCAATTACGGGATTGGGTGACAGCTTGATGTTCCAGCTGTTTGGACGCGGTTATATGCTTGGCATTCCAGTGCCGGCCATCACCATGTTAATTACTTTTGTAATTCTCTGGACAATCTTGCACAAAACAGCCTTCGGTCGCAAAACGTATGCGCTTGGTGGCAACGAGAAAGCTTCCATCATCTCAGGTATTAAAGTGCATCGCGTGAAAATCATGATTTACTCACTGGTAGGTATGCTATCAGCACTGGCAGGCGCGATTCTGACCTCCCGTCTGAATTCTGCGCAGCCTACGGCAGGTACTTCATATGAACTGGACGCCATTGCTGCTGTTGTTCTGGGTGGAACAAGTCTGTCGGGCGGCAGAGGACGGATTGTCGGTACACTAATCGGGGTCCTGATTATCGGCGTGTTGAACAATGGCTTGAACCTGCTCGGAGTGAACTCATTTTATCAAATGGTTGTGAAAGGCGTCGTTATTGCCATCGCTGTCCTGCTGGACCGCAAGAAAACGGCTTAA
- the rbsB gene encoding ribose ABC transporter substrate-binding protein RbsB — protein MKKLTILLVSVMMIVLAGCSLEPPGWAKPDSAGSNGQKKIGLSVSTLNNPFFVSLKDGVVAEAKKQGIQVIVVDAQNDSAKQTNDVDDLIQQGVDALLINPADSAAISTAVQSANSVGIPVVTLDRSADKGEVAALVASDNIKGGQMAAEYFVEHLGEGAKVIELEGVPGASATRERGKGFHEVADQKLDVVAKQSADFDRSKGLNVMENLLQGNPDVQAVFAHNDEMALGAIEAIQSSGKDIPVIGFDGNDDAIKSIQEGKLTATVAQQPVLIGQLAVQAALDVLGGKQVEKSIPAELKLVTKENANN, from the coding sequence ATGAAAAAACTAACCATATTGCTTGTAAGCGTAATGATGATCGTTCTGGCGGGATGCTCCCTGGAGCCTCCGGGCTGGGCCAAGCCCGATTCTGCCGGAAGCAATGGACAGAAAAAAATCGGCCTGTCGGTTTCTACGTTGAATAATCCCTTCTTTGTATCCCTCAAAGACGGGGTAGTTGCAGAAGCCAAAAAACAAGGAATTCAGGTCATCGTAGTTGATGCGCAAAATGATTCGGCCAAACAAACCAATGATGTGGACGACCTGATTCAACAGGGCGTGGATGCTCTTCTGATTAACCCAGCGGATTCCGCGGCAATCTCCACGGCCGTTCAGTCTGCCAATAGTGTGGGCATTCCTGTGGTTACACTGGACCGTTCGGCGGACAAAGGGGAAGTGGCAGCGTTGGTTGCATCCGATAACATCAAGGGTGGACAGATGGCAGCAGAATATTTCGTAGAACACCTTGGCGAGGGAGCAAAAGTGATTGAACTTGAAGGTGTACCTGGAGCTTCCGCAACAAGAGAGCGGGGGAAAGGTTTCCATGAAGTCGCCGACCAAAAACTCGATGTGGTTGCCAAACAGTCTGCCGATTTCGATCGCTCCAAAGGTTTGAATGTGATGGAAAACCTGCTGCAGGGCAATCCAGACGTACAGGCGGTATTTGCCCATAACGACGAGATGGCACTAGGCGCAATCGAAGCGATCCAAAGCTCGGGCAAGGACATTCCCGTGATCGGATTTGACGGCAACGATGATGCGATCAAATCCATTCAGGAAGGAAAGTTGACGGCCACCGTGGCACAGCAGCCGGTACTGATTGGCCAGCTGGCAGTGCAAGCCGCTCTGGATGTGCTTGGCGGCAAGCAGGTAGAAAAATCAATTCCGGCTGAATTGAAGCTGGTAACCAAGGAAAACGCCAATAACTAA